From Miscanthus floridulus cultivar M001 unplaced genomic scaffold, ASM1932011v1 os_997, whole genome shotgun sequence:
TAGAAACTGTAGAAGTTGGCGTGGGAGAACTTTCCATCTGTTCCACAAGTGCTTATGTGTTTGTTTCTATCCATTGGATTGCATTTGGTGAAGCCTTCTTCATATGTTGTAATGGTACTCATAATGCTGCTGGTTGTATGCCCTGCTGCATGGCCACAAATACTTCTTGAACACAGCACCTTTGTACCTCTTCTGGAAGTTCTTCACCAAATGCCTCATGCACTCTCTATGCTCAACTCCATTTGAAAAAACCGAAGTCACTGCACTGTCAATTCCTTTACCAGCATCTGTAGAGATTACAAGTCCTGGTGGGGAGCCAATTGCAGTCTGTAGCTTCTCAAAGAACCATTTCCAACTGTCAGCGGATTCTAAACTAAACACACCATAAGCAACTGGAAACAACCAGTTGTTTCCATCTACTGCTGATGCAGAGGCTAGCTGTCCTCTCCACCTCCCTGTTAGTACTTTTGAATCAACTCTCAAGAAGGGTCTGCATCCATTCAAGAATCCATCAACACATGACTTCAGTGCCACAAACATTCTCGAGAATCTCATCTTCTTTCCCACATTTTCCCATTCAATTTCCACAATGCTACCAAGATTGGTTCTCTCAACCTCTGCCTTGAAACTGAAGGCATCATCAAAACTGTCGTTCCACTTGCCATTAATTTCTTCTAGAGCCATCCGTCTGCCATCAAAGACCACATAGTATGACAAAGTAATGTtatacttcttctccaggtcTTTCTTCAATGCTGCTGCCCCTATTGTCGGTTCCTCTCTGAGGATGTCAATTATCCTGTCCCTCACCCAGGCATTGTTAGCCATACAATTTTGATGCAGTTTGGATGTGCTTGGACACGTATGCTTTTCATACATCTTCTTTATCTGCAAAGCAGTTAAACAACAAAAACAAACATGTTCACAAAATTCACATTTAGTAACCCATCCTATCAGTTCAATAACAAAAATGATTCAATAGCATACCTGCCAAGTTTTGCCATCTTGCAGCTGAGATGCATGAATCCTCCACTACACCTCTTCTTCTTACTCTTTGAACCCTTGCAGATTCCTCTGTACCTTGTTGACTCACTGTAAAGAGCTGCAATTTCAAACTCATTTAGTACTGCAATTGCCTAATTGCTCTCTTAAAGGTATCCCCATCCTCAAATATGACCCCACAAGCTATG
This genomic window contains:
- the LOC136535499 gene encoding uncharacterized protein, whose protein sequence is MFVALKSCVDGFLNGCRPFLRVDSKVLTGRWRGQLASASAVDGNNWLFPVAYGVFSLESADSWKWFFEKLQTAIGSPPGLVISTDAGKGIDSAVTSVFSNGVEHRECMRHLVKNFQKRYKGAVFKKYLWPCSRAYNQQHYEYHYNI